attctctaccaggcttcctcaacctcagccctccagatgtttttggcccacaactcccatgacccctagctagcaggaccagtggtcggggatgatgggaattgtagcctcaaaacatctggagggccgaggttctatacgttaagtctgcaagctgcgcatattccgctggcttaagccaggcttcctcaacctcgaccctccagatgtcttggactacagttcccatcatccctgaccacttgtcctgctagctagggatcatgggagttgtaggccaaaaacatctggagggccgaggttgaggaagcctggcttaagtCACCCTTAGGCTTTTTAATTTCTGCATTGACACTGTGTTTTGCACCCCAGTTTGCATGCGCCTTGCCCCCCTTTCCTGgccctattttttggggggaggggtctgTGCGCTCCCCAATTTTCCCGGCTGGGGTGCAGCCTGACTTGTTTGGGCTCCTTAACAGGACAGCTCCAGTTCCGTCGGCTCCGGGGGCGAATTCACCGGCATGAAGGAGCTGGATGACATCGGCCAGGAGATTGCCCAGTTGCAGAGGTGGGTGGCGTTCGGGGCCCTGGGGGGGGGTCCTGGGAGAGGTGCAGAACGCATGAGAACCCCCCAAAAAGCGCTGCTGACCAGGATGGATTTAATTTAAGTCCAACCCCCAAAGGCAGAGAATCGTTTGAGACTGATTTTACTCACACGacctttctccctttttttgcagagaGAAGTATTCCCTCGAGCAAGAGATCCGAGAGAGGGAAGGAGCGATTCGGCAGAAGACCAACGAAGTACAGGTaaatgggtttggggttttttccccgCCCAGCGATATTGCGCTCTCAGAGTAGGCCTGTTgggggaccctgagggtcgtccagcccaacccgctgcaacgtGGGAAaatcctttgcccaacgtggaactcgaacccacgacccaaGATCAAAGAGTTTCAGGCTCTACCTATCGAGCTTATCCCAGCCGTTaaaccccaagagagtggggccctaagctatagcctgtttagcttatacgtaaatctggcactggcataggtaggtagatagatggatagatgatagataaatcatcatcatcaatctttattacggtccagagacccaacaaatcattacaaagcaataaattgatacagcctacctccaggttaaacaagcattttgttcagaatatagggatcattggttcttgcaaccaccaataagataaatagagagagagagagagagagagagggagagagacagatagatagatagatagatagatagatagatagatagatagatagctggatagatagatagctggatagatagatggatggatagatagatagatagatagatagatagatagatagatagatagctggatagagagagagagagatagatgatagatagatagatagatagatagatagatagatagatagatagtattttggaaatgtacatccagtggttttttcccccctttcaattttttgggggcccccaagagggtggggccctaagctagagcttgctGAGCTTCTACGTAAATCCAGCGCTACCCGCCCCCCTAAGccgccttctcttcctcctccgcaGGAGCTTCAGAACGACCTGGACCGGGAGACCAGCAGCCTGCAGGAGCTGGAGGCGCAGAAGCAGGAGGCTCAGGGCCGCTTGGACGAGATGGAGCAGCAGAAGGCCAAGCTGAAGGACATGCTGAGCGACGTCCGGCAGAAGTGCCAGGAGGAGACCCACGTGGTGAGTTGGGGGGCCGGGAATTGCCCACGCTCCTTGTGCCGTGGGAAAccggcggaactccctgccacaggattccaccaccccccctttccccttctgtttCTAAGAGTTGGGTTTTTTCCCTCGCCGTGGTTTTGTTTTCCCAACTccgtttctgtttttgttttatttattgaagtTGTATAATCCGTCTTGTTTATGATTTATCAGTTCAGTCAATAAAGCGGATAAAATATAAGCAGATAAGTTACAAATCCATTCAATAAagtaaattataaacagataaattataaattcaataaataaaatagataaattataaacagataatttatttatttattcatacatgcatacataccgTGCTCCGTACAGAGATTTTACCGGTCAGGGTTTGTGTGCACTTGCCTTGCAGAACGGCTGCCTATCCATAATTTTGGGGGGAGCCTTGCGTCACCTGTTAAAGCGTATTCTCTTTCCCAACCCCATgatgtttattaaattttctgtttgacgttttggaatgttcattcgCACAACCTTAAAGCTCCAACGGCTTCCCCTCTTCTCTTGTTCGTTTGGCAAAATGCAAATCCCTGCGTATTTTAtgtaagtttaataataataataataataataatttattaattcataccctgcccatctggctgggtttccccagccactctgggcagcttccaagaagagattaaaaatacattaaaacatcagtcattaaaatctgccttcagatgtcttctaaaagtcagagagttgcttctttccttgacatctgacgggagggcgggtgccaccaccgagaaggccctggaacGCGTGTACATTCTccgccctcctcctcttctcgcGAAccgggtctctccccccccccctcaagaccGCCTTTGCCCTTCCAGATCTCGTCGCTGAAGATGCAGATCCAGTCTCAGGAGTCGGACCTGAGATCCCAGGAGGACGACATCAGCCGGGCGAAGTCTGAGCTCAgccggctgcagcaggaggagtCTCAGCTGGAGCAGAGCATTCAGGCCGGAAAAGTCCAGCTGGAAACCATCATCAAGTCTCTGAAGTCCACCCAGGAGGAAATCAACCAGGTGGGACCCCAAACGGGGGCAGCCTTCGGGTgacaccccctttcccccccagggCCAAGACCTTGCGCCCAAATTTCCGCAGGTGTTTCCTCGAACGGTGGCCATGCCTGGGATGGGGGGCAGAGACACGGGTCTCTGTGCGCATGGGTCTTTCCtgtgttatatatttttaaaagctacacccttttcccttatggggtatccaagagcccgtctAGAGTCCATAAATGGGTATGGGGTATTCCGGAGCCCCTAtaaagtccttaagtgggttccccgTCAGTAGGAGGAAACGACAGAGGCGAAGgagacaacacaaaaggaaagagggatggggagggaagaggaaaccaAGCGAGCTCAGACTCCAAAACTTTTCAACTTGTAGTTTCTGCAATCTCCAGGTGTAATATCTGGTTATGCAATGTGAGAAACGTGAGGCTGGACCAGGCAGATCTTTCCTACGAGTTATTTAGGAAATAGAGGCCATCTTTGCGTGTTCTTTGCTATAAGAATAAATCTTCTcctagagtccttaagtgggttccctatcggtaggaggaAATAGCAGAGGCCGAGCAGACAGCACAAAAGGGAATTCAAACCGCTTTATACGTTACACACCTATGCTTACAGACCACCCTATTTTCCCGTGCATAAGACTAtattccccccccaaatttttttcaaGTTTATCATTGATTTTTCTCCGCCCTGTCCCCCCGCAGGCGAGGAGCAAGCTGTCCCGCTTGCAAGAGAGCCAGCAGGAAGCCCACCGCGGCATCGACCAGTACAACGAAGCCCTGAACGGGGTGCTTGGCGGCAGCATGACCAACCTGGCGGATCTGAAcgaggggaacccccagaaggagcGGGGCGGCAGGTTCGGGACCCTGGTGAGGCGCCGGGCCGATTCCTCGCGGGAGCAGGCTTTGCTCAACAACgacaatgattttattatttgtatctcaaccacccggccactctgggcagcttccagcacatataaaaagctTAACACCAAGCACTGAAAACCTCCCTGTACAAGgttgccttcggatgtcttcttaaaagtcagatgttttaaaatttccttggcatcttgtgggagggagttccacagggcaggggccaccaccgagaaggccctgtgcctggctccctgtagcttcacttcctgccccgagggaaccgccagaaggccctcgggaaaCGGACCCCGgcgtccgggctggacgatggggttGGAGGCGCTGTGTGGGGCTTTCAAGATTGGCACTGACGctttgaattgcgctcagaaACGTACACTGGGAGCCAAGGTAGACCTATcgagggaagttttgaatgtttgatgttttatggtgtttttaatagtctgttgggagccgcccagagaggctggggtagtagtaataataataataataataataataataataataataataataataacccagctaggtgggcaggggatagataataaattattatttatataaattACTATTTTAAGGCTGAAGCAGGGAGGGCATCCCTGGATCCGAGAATATTataatcatcaccattattattaagTCTTCTCTCCGGCCCTTCACCACGACTTCCGTGGCGATTTAGAAACACGAAGCCAGTTAAGCAAATCAGCTGCCAttgctgccttgcaggggttgggctacaGGACCTCAAGAGGGCCCTCCCGGCTCTGCGCAcctgcaattccatgattctttgggggtttCTCAGCAGAGGTCATCAGGATCCTTTAGCCGGGGGTCCCGTCCAACTCCGACGACTCCGACGTGAACCTGGGGGGGGGTCTTTGGGGGTCTGTTTTGTGTCTgactcccttctctctcccccctcccctcggcAGGACGACCCGTTCAAGAACAAGGCCCTCCTCTTCAGCGGCCACACGCAGGAGCTTCCCGCGGACCCTTTCCAGGCGGAAGACCCCTTTAGGACGGACCCCTTCAAGGGCGCAGACCCCTTCAGAGGCAGTGAGTGGCGACGGGGGGCAGCGGGCCCTGAACCGTCTCCCGCCACAATCCTGGCCTGGTTCCTCCTCTTAACCgcgccctctctctcttcctccctcgccCAGGTGACCCCTTTCAGAACGACCCCTTTGCGGAGCAGGCCCCCGTGGTTGCGGCGGCGGTGGTGCCAGGTGAGATAATAatcagaataatttattatttataccccgcccatctgtctaggtctctccagccactctgggcggctcccaacaaaagagTAAAAAGACATtaagtcattaaaagcttccctaaacagggctgccttcaggtgtcttctaaaagtcagagagttgtttatttccttgacatctggcgggagggtgccaccaacgagaaggccctctgcctggttccctgtaacctcactaggTCAGGcggagaggcagcgactggcccaaagtcacagcCAGTGAGTTTCAGGGCCAAGCGGAGAtttgaagtagataaataggtaccgctccggcgggaaggtaagcggtgtttccatgcgctctgcttTCCGCCGTGCGCCAGAAGtgttttagtcctgctggccacacgacccggaaagctgtctgtggacaaacgctggctccctcggcctgaaagcgagatgagcgccgcaaccccagtgttgccttaactgtccaggggtccttataATTTAACCCCCTTAGCAAAATTGATGCTGATACGTGTGCCGGTCCTCGAATCGCTGCTCCGGCGTCGCCTTTGCTCCCCCTGCTCTTGCGCAGGAACCCCAAATTTAGTCTTTCACCCCGGAATCCCAAAAGGCCTCTGCAGCGGTGTGGGGACAGGTGTCAGTCTCTCGCCTCCCGGAGAGGccatctgcctccctccctccctcttcactCTCCGGTGAACGATTCGCCCTCTCCCCGCAGATCCCTTCGGCGGAGATCCGTTTAAGGAAAGCGATCCCTTCCGTGCCGCAGCGGCGCCCGACGATTTCTTCAGGAAGCCCGAGGAGAGCGATCCGTTCACCGCCGACCCCTTCTCCAAAAACCCCACGCTGCCCTCCAAGGTGAGGACGTTTCCGGTGGGGGGGGCTTTTCTCTTGACGGCTTTGTTTCGTTCAGGGGGGTCCCTCGGTTCCGTTCGGGGCCGCAGGATCCTAAGCCCAGCTTGCTTGAGGGGCCCTGCCGTGAAACCCTCGTTCTTCTGCCCCTTTAGGTGAACCTATTTGAAAACAGCGACCCCTTCCAGTCTCCGAGTGTCGTCGCCACCGCTCTGAAAGGGCCAGGTAAGCCCATGGCATCGGGTGTCCGTCCACCCCTCTGTCCCCGCCCTCCAAGGATTCAAACTCGGGTCCGATGCTTCGGTTAAGCTGCCCGGCGTTCATTTCTTGCAGAAGAAACACCAGTGGGGTGTGAATTCTGGAAGGGGGCAGCCCTGTGCAGGAGGGCGGTTGTTTGGTtcaggggttggggagggggacgGCTTGCAAGTTACTGGGGGGTGGAGAACAAGGGCTGCCTACCCGAGGGTCCCAATAGGGACGCCCTCCAGCCTGCGTCTTTAGAACCAGCAAAGTCTAGGAACGGGAATCCACTgacctccccccctcctttgaTTTCAGATCCTTTTGGAACGCTAGATCCCTTTGGGAGCAGCAGTTTCaacagcggtggcagcagcaccGAAGGGTTCGCCGATTTCAGCCGGATGTCGAAGGTaaaccctcctccctccccagatTTGGGGCGGCCGCTTAGCCCCCCTGACTTTACAAATCCCCAAATTCCCTCCTCTTGAGTTCCCTCCGCAGGGGCACGATGCCACCCCCCAAGCAAATCTTGCCCAGCCTGTGACCCGCTTCCTGTCGGGTCCTGTAACCCTGGGggttttttaaggggtggggtgaaAATAAAACACTACAAAACTACTcgcaaaagaaaaaggaggtcAGCAACGCCGATGCGTTTCCCCTCCTATCTCTGGTTCTGCAAATAGCTCAGAAGTCGAGCGGAAAGCCCGTccgacttccgaaaacgttcgggaactgaggcgcggcttccgattggccgcggcgagctcctgcggccaatcggaagccgcgtctggcgttcgggttctgaaaaacattcacttccgggtttgcagcgttcgggaaccaaggcgtttgacaaccaaggtgcaGTTGTACTGGAAacttgatttttttggggggttttttaagcTGGGGGGTAGGGTTCATTGGGATGGGGGGGCGCAGCTttggccccctcctccccacagctCCAGCCTTGCATGCTTAGGTGGCGAAGGCTCCCTTGAACCTGGCCGCTTCCTCAATTCCATCTAGGAATTAATggcgccccctcctctccctcagccCAGCCCTGCCTCGCAGGGATGTTGTATGtgtctgtgagagagagaggagaggcggatctagcaaatgttttcagcagggggctggtccactgtccctaagaccttgtgggggaccggacgatattttaaaaataaaaatgaacgaattccttagCCGCCacacaagagatgcattttaaataaaagcacacattctactcatgtaaaaacacgctgattgccagaccgtccacaggccagattgagaaggcaattgggccggatccggcccccgggccttagtttgcctacccatgatctagcagAAGGGAATCTCCAGTCTTAGCGGCTGAAACGCTTTTCTGCCACAGGGTGGCGTGAGAGAACCTTCCCCGCAGCCCCGTTCCATTTAAATTAAAAACGTTAAACGTCTGCTTTTCGTTCAGAAATCCAGCCAAAAATAAACacacagtggtcccttggttctcaggCTTAAtcccttccaaaaccaaagcgttccaaaaccaaggcgctctTTCCCGTAGAAAGTCATGCGAAACAgatcaatccgttccagactatcagtagctgaactgagttctgcacagtcacaaaaacaaatgaaacgaaaaagcctcaaaatacaaaaccacaaaataaatagcaaaagcgcCAGACTTAAtcccttccggaagtccgtttgacttcagaaatgttcggaaaccaaggcgcaggcgccccggaaacaatagccgacagctgcgttggacattcggcttctgaaaaacgtccAAAAACCGAAACATTAATTTTGGGTTTTTGGCGATTGGTTATTATGGAAGAAGATGCGCTGAAACAAATTGGCCCAAGATCCGTTCTTTGTTCGCATTTCGTGAAATCCATGCACATCGCCTTGTTGCAAAAACAACCGAAAAACACCTTAAAGTGGTTTGCGAAAGGATGAGGCGATAAAAACCAAGGAATGTTTCGCAGCAGCGCTTTAGAAACGTACAAAATTCAAAACAATGAGACGGATTGAAATTGCGCCAACTTTTTAAAGGACGTTAGAGGGGGTTTTAGCGACAGGTGAGAATTTGAGAGTAGAAAAGAGCGGAGGTGGGAAGCCAGTACGGGAAAAGACTTAGCTATTTGATTTGTGGAAAAAATGGAAATTCGGTAAAAattatattggggtgggggaaaccatTCAAAAGTtgaaatattaaaacagattaaaattgcgCCAACTTTCTTAACGTCCTGGGGGGCTTGTCTGAACGAGAACGCCTTTAGGCAGGCTCCGGAAAGAGTCTGTGtcatgaggcagggagttccaaagggctcATGCTGGCGCAGTCCTTAAAAAAGCAGGACTGGAGGGGGggtttttgtaaaagaaaattgGAAATCCAGTAAACAGTTTTAAAGAATTTAAACCCGTTTCAGCGGGTCTACTACTCGCGAGCCGGTGCCGAGTTTGGGGGCGGCCCGTGGAAGCGGATGTCCGCCGGGTCTCCTCTGCTTGCGACTGGCCTGTGTCGGAGTCAGCCTGCGCCCCCAATGTCAGGCGATtgacgggcggggggggggttagccGAGGACCCGAAACACCACCCCCATTTCCTCGTGCTTTTGTTCCGTTTTGGGGGGCAGCCCTGGAGCCCTTTTCCAGCTGTCGCAAAGCTTGGCTCCTCGCTTGCTCTCTTGCTTGCAAACCAGCGCCTCTCTGGGTCTccctctgcgcccccccccctccgccactccagagccccccccccacttcctccttcctgcccccctctctctgcaaGCCCCCTTTCCGCTtctgcctctctctgtctctctttgcaGCCGCCGGCTTCCGACCCGTTCTCGGCCTCCTCTTTCGGGGGCTTCCCGGACGACCCCTTTAAGGGCAAGCTAGACACCCCCGCCCTCCCTCCGAAGAAAGGCTTGCCTCCCAGGCCCAAACCGCCCAGTGGTGAGTCTTCTCTGcggtcctcctcctccccacccccactccgcgCCGGGGAAGGGGTGGCCGGCCGTCACGGAGGGCGGGGTGGGGGCTGCCTTCGTCTTGGACTTTCCATGGTGGGGGGGttggcctctctccctccctctctctttctctcagacaTGCACTTGCCCCCCATtgcactcttccccccccctgctttttacTAGAATGCTTGCTGGTCCGCAGCCAAACTCTGGGGCGCAGtgtgttgggggttttttgggggggatatcgGGCCAGGGtgggtttgatttaaatcaaatcggtTTAAATCATGGTTTAAATCAAATCGGTTTAAATCAAAGCGGTTTAAATCAAAGCGGTTTAAATCAAAGCGGTTTAAATCAAAGCGGTTTGAATCACAGTTTAAATCAAATCGGTTTAAATAACGGTTTAAATCAAAtcaacttaggtaaaggtaaagggacccctgaccattaggtccagtcgtggccgactctggggttgtggcgctcatctcgctttactggccgagggagccggcgtacagcttccaggtcatgtggccagcaggactaagccgcttctggcaaaccagagcagcacacggaaacgccgtttaccttcccgctggagcggtacctatttatctatttgcactttgacgtgctttcgaactgctaggttggcaggagcagggactgagcaatgggagctcaccctgtcgcggggattcgaacccccagccttctgatcggcaagtcctaggctctgtggtttaacccacagcgccacccgcgtccctttcaatttgacttaaatcatgatttaaatcaaatcggtTTACATTACCGACAATTATACGAAACATATAAAGAAGACAACAAGAAAGGGTTTAGCTACACGACTTCCAGATTTCGAAAAGAAGTGGTAGAAGGGAAAGCTAAATTGCCGAAAGAGGCATACAGTATCTtgttagaatgggagacgaaagatgaagaggtgaaagcggtaatgattaaatgggcgcaagacgTAGGCCATAACATTACgctggaagattgggaaaggttctGGAAAATAGACTTAAATTTTAGAGACTGTTCTTTACTGAAAGAAAATGACAtggaagatgatgtatagatggaaTGTAAAAAACTGGCTCAaatttgtgttggaaatgtaaggaaaaggaagggactgaCCTTCAGTTATCCAATAGatcattaaacattaagaacttccctaaacagggaatctgccttcagatgtctcgtaaaagtcaggtagttgtttatttccttgacatctgatgggagggcgttccacagggtgggtgccaccaccgagaaggccctctgcctggttccctgtaacctcacttctcgcagggagggaaccaccaggaggccctcgggagagggaccccggtgtccggggtggagacgctccttcagggatactgggcctttgaggccgtttagggctttcaaggtcagcaccaaccctttgaattgtccTCAGAAAGCCCCCAGGCAGTATCTGAGCATCATAACAGGTATTTCCCACACCTGTGGTTCCCGGTTCTCAGGAGCCTCACGGCTTCCCTGGCCAGTAGCCATCGATGGCTTTCTCCTCCGTAAATTTGCCGGATCCCCGTTTAAAATTTGTGGCCGCTAGGGTTGTAACttacttcctttttctttttcaaaacaattTTCCTGCATCCTAAAGTGACAAATCTTTGctcagaaaaacaaaataattctTCGCTGTTGCGGGGAGGGGAAAAGCCGTCCTGAAAGTTGGAATCGCCATGA
This genomic stretch from Podarcis muralis chromosome 18, rPodMur119.hap1.1, whole genome shotgun sequence harbors:
- the EPS15L1 gene encoding epidermal growth factor receptor substrate 15-like 1 isoform X5, which gives rise to MAALGPLGGGSGSGGAQLSAGTPLYETYYKQVDPACTGRIGAGEAALFLKKSGLADIILGKIWDLADPEGKGFLDKQGFFVALRLVACAQNGHDVALTNLTLPLPPPKFPDSTSPLLISSSSDAHWAVRMEEKAKFDGIFESLLPVNGLLSGDKVKPVLMNSKLPLDILGRVWDLSDIDKDGHLDRDEFAVAMHLVYRALEKEPVPPSLPPPLVPPSKRKKAPSLPGAVPVLPASPPPKDSLRSTPSHGSVTSLNSTGSLSPKHSLKQVQQPPASWVVPLTDKLRYDEIFLKTDLDLDGFVSGLEVKDIFMHSGLSQNILAHIWALADTRQMGKLNKDQFALAMHLIQQKVSKGIDPPQVLLPDMIPPSERTAPVQTIPGYLASVGTEVSTLVEMRRDSSSSVGSGGEFTGMKELDDIGQEIAQLQREKYSLEQEIREREGAIRQKTNEVQELQNDLDRETSSLQELEAQKQEAQGRLDEMEQQKAKLKDMLSDVRQKCQEETHVISSLKMQIQSQESDLRSQEDDISRAKSELSRLQQEESQLEQSIQAGKVQLETIIKSLKSTQEEINQARSKLSRLQESQQEAHRGIDQYNEALNGVLGGSMTNLADLNEGNPQKERGGRFGTLDDPFKNKALLFSGHTQELPADPFQAEDPFRTDPFKGADPFRGSDPFQNDPFAEQAPVVAAAVVPDPFGGDPFKESDPFRAAAAPDDFFRKPEESDPFTADPFSKNPTLPSKVNLFENSDPFQSPSVVATALKGPDPFGTLDPFGSSSFNSGGSSTEGFADFSRMSKPPASDPFSASSFGGFPDDPFKGKLDTPALPPKKGLPPRPKPPSAWQ